From the genome of Blautia pseudococcoides, one region includes:
- a CDS encoding helix-turn-helix domain-containing protein, which yields MPRFNEQERETISHTLMSEGEKLFSNYGLRKVTVDDLAEVANISKGSFYAFFQSKEHLFIEINFKLQSKLFDEVENELRKKENLPKDELLVLGIKLLLHGFLHHPILTNLESNTWEYLRRKLPTEVFEKHTLDDSKIIDKFIELGIEFKEPYNVLIRLLRVIFSCLAELKDDPEQERILDIVIYGIVQQIVV from the coding sequence ATGCCTAGATTTAATGAACAAGAGCGGGAAACCATATCTCATACTCTAATGTCTGAAGGAGAAAAACTTTTTTCTAATTATGGATTACGAAAGGTAACAGTTGATGACCTGGCAGAAGTAGCAAATATCTCAAAAGGTTCATTTTATGCTTTTTTTCAGAGTAAGGAGCATTTGTTTATAGAAATTAATTTTAAATTACAATCAAAACTTTTCGATGAGGTTGAAAATGAATTAAGAAAAAAAGAGAATTTACCCAAGGATGAACTACTCGTATTGGGAATAAAACTACTACTGCATGGCTTTTTACATCATCCTATTTTAACGAACCTTGAGAGTAATACATGGGAATATCTTAGAAGGAAATTACCAACAGAGGTATTTGAAAAACATACATTAGATGATAGTAAAATAATCGACAAATTCATTGAATTGGGTATAGAATTTAAAGAGCCATATAATGTATTAATTAGATTACTTAGAGTTATATTTTCCTGTCTTGCAGAGTTAAAAGATGATCCAGAACAGGAGAGAATCCTTGATATTGTAATTTATGGTATTGTCCAACAAATTGTTGTGTAA